The following coding sequences lie in one Arachis hypogaea cultivar Tifrunner chromosome 9, arahy.Tifrunner.gnm2.J5K5, whole genome shotgun sequence genomic window:
- the LOC112711279 gene encoding uncharacterized protein isoform X1, with translation MPTIELYVEYEQYMGLDAVGKKVNMDELEDIDWEEYKFEVNYEVDDENNDGDEADNPAVQNEADALVNQHPFGVSSFMRTLDLAAMLVPVFSDGSHFVGEGNATVEDGEFGLRMKFGSRESVISTIKSYTIFRGVDYTVYESES, from the exons ATGCCAACGATAGAGTTGTACGTCGAGTATGAACAGTATATGGGGCTGGACGCGGTTGGCAAGAAGGTGAATATGGATGAGCTCGAggatatagattgggaagaaTATAAGTTTGAAGTCAACTACGAAGTTGATGACGAAAACAATGATGGAGACGAGGCAGACAATCCGGCGGTGCAAAATGAAGCAGATGCACTTGTCAACCAGCACCCCTTTGGTGTTTCATCTTTTATGCGAACTTTGGATCTCGCAGCCATGCTTGTCCCGGTATTTTCTGA TGGTTCACATTTCGTAGGTGAAGGTAATGCTACGGTGGAAGATGGTGAATTTGGTCTCAGAATGAAATTTGGTTCTAGAGAGTCGGTGATCTCTAcaatcaaaagctacactatctttagaggagttgattacactgtgtatgagtctgagtCGTAG
- the LOC112711279 gene encoding uncharacterized protein isoform X2, with product MPTIELYVEYEQYMGLDAVGKKVNMDELEDIDWEEYKFEVNYEVDDENNDGDEADNPAVQNEADALVNQHPFGVSSFMRTLDLAAMLVPVFSEYANMSEGNATVEDGEFGLRMKFGSRESVISTIKSYTIFRGVDYTVYESES from the exons ATGCCAACGATAGAGTTGTACGTCGAGTATGAACAGTATATGGGGCTGGACGCGGTTGGCAAGAAGGTGAATATGGATGAGCTCGAggatatagattgggaagaaTATAAGTTTGAAGTCAACTACGAAGTTGATGACGAAAACAATGATGGAGACGAGGCAGACAATCCGGCGGTGCAAAATGAAGCAGATGCACTTGTCAACCAGCACCCCTTTGGTGTTTCATCTTTTATGCGAACTTTGGATCTCGCAGCCATGCTTGTCCCGGTATTTTCTGAGTATGCAAATATGA GTGAAGGTAATGCTACGGTGGAAGATGGTGAATTTGGTCTCAGAATGAAATTTGGTTCTAGAGAGTCGGTGATCTCTAcaatcaaaagctacactatctttagaggagttgattacactgtgtatgagtctgagtCGTAG
- the LOC112711279 gene encoding uncharacterized protein isoform X3 codes for MPTIELYVEYEQYMGLDAVGKKVNMDELEDIDWEEYKFEVNYEVDDENNDGDEADNPAVQNEADALVNQHPFGVSSFMRTLDLAAMLVPVKVMLRWKMVNLVSE; via the exons ATGCCAACGATAGAGTTGTACGTCGAGTATGAACAGTATATGGGGCTGGACGCGGTTGGCAAGAAGGTGAATATGGATGAGCTCGAggatatagattgggaagaaTATAAGTTTGAAGTCAACTACGAAGTTGATGACGAAAACAATGATGGAGACGAGGCAGACAATCCGGCGGTGCAAAATGAAGCAGATGCACTTGTCAACCAGCACCCCTTTGGTGTTTCATCTTTTATGCGAACTTTGGATCTCGCAGCCATGCTTGTCCCG GTGAAGGTAATGCTACGGTGGAAGATGGTGAATTTGGTCTCAGAATGA
- the LOC112711278 gene encoding serine/threonine-protein phosphatase PP1, with protein sequence MERGVVDGIINRLLEVRGKPGKQVQLSEAEIRQLCLVSKDIFLRQPNLLELDAPIKICGDIHGQYYDLLRIFENGGFPPRSNYLFLGDYVDRGNQSLETISLLLAYKIKYPQNIFLLRGNHECASINRIYGFYDECKRRYSVKLWKTFTDCFNCLPVAALIDDKILCMHGGLSPELHNLNRIRTLRRPVQVPDSGLLCDLLWSDPCGDIQGWGGSERGVSCTFGPDRVTEFLRKHDLDLICRAHQVVEDGYEFFANRQLVTIFSAPNYCGEFDNAGAMMSVDETLVCSFQILKPLENQKLQQLYKFGYGSTTTVKPSPPTKFKQAFLGANA encoded by the exons atggaacgTGGGGTTGTGGATGGCATTATCAACAGGCTTCTAGAAGTAAGAGGCAAACCGGGGAAGCAAGTGCAGCTCTCTGAGGCTGAGATCAGGCAGCTATGCCTTGTCTCCAAGGACATCTTCTTGAGACAACCTAACCTTTTGGAACTTGATGCACCAATCAAGATCTGTG GGGATATCCATGGTCAATATTATGATCTTCTGAGAATCTTTGAAAATGGTGGATTCCCACCTCGTTCCAATTACTTGTTCTTAGGAGACTACGTTGATCGCGGAAACCAAAGTCTTGAGACAATATCTCTTCTTCTAGCATACAAAATCAAATACCCTCAGAACATTTTCCTCCTCAGGGGAAACCATGAATGCGCTTCCATAAACCGTATCTACGGTTTCTACGACGAATGCAAGAGAAGATACAGTGTGAAGCTGTGGAAAACATTCACGGATTGCTTCAACTGCTTGCCCGTGGCGGCTCTTATCGACGACAAGATACTCTGCATGCATGGTGGACTCTCCCCTGAATTGCACAACTTGAACCGGATAAGGACTTTGCGCCGTCCGGTCCAAGTGCCCGACAGTGGTCTGCTATGTGATCTTCTCTGGTCTGATCCCTGCGGAGACATTCAAGGCTGGGGAGGAAGCGAACGCGGAGTTTCGTGTACTTTCGGCCCTGATAGGGTCACTGAGTTTCTGAGGAAGCATGATCTTGATTTGATCTGTAGAGCACATCAG GTGGTGGAAGATGGATATGAATTCTTTGCTAATAGGCAACTTGTAACAATCTTCTCTGCACCAAATTACTGTGGGGAATTTGACAATGCTGGTGCTATGATGAGTGTTGATGAGACACTTGTGTGTTCTTTCCAAATATTGAAGCCTCTAGAGAATCAAAAGCTGCAGCAGCTTTATAAGTTTGGTTATGGAAGCACAACTACAGTTAAGCCTAGTCCTCCCACAAAATTCAAG CAAGCATTTCTTGGTGCAAACGCATGA